The following are from one region of the Streptomyces decoyicus genome:
- a CDS encoding SUKH-4 family immunity protein — MITQAQAHATAARWLNPEGHQGPPREVAMQEFDLGWVVWAVPPPPEVDPRTGQRRPPAEVGAACGVVDRASGELTVWPSVPVDEVVRMYRQKHGAGAGAAPAAPAERPVTGPGNTAVATYNDPSTGEETSLARVSGPGQPPAEYQLHDELRRLGVNPADVRAVHTDLRSALLPGGYPGDFILRTFSNATFSCTEGYGMRPEERTEGIAGLVRHVEMMHQLAGRPAPPRPHRLPVPQQVEPAPQMRDVALGKHLVEVLGPQGVSRPDADDLAATQLPEATRNTLIWAGLPAEVPFFFHADRPDAPPAGGLFTDVATSLRATGTEAREETLTTLAGYVRLGTDGLYTVAVQCTAPEQNQSLVGTVWAVQPSSGGGRFVNRTLSAYLRSLALLVTTRRQMQGIDPYAAGAAVAAFQEQIAAIDSWALDDDGNWWSLVIEQMWHGLF, encoded by the coding sequence GTGATCACCCAGGCGCAGGCACATGCCACCGCCGCCCGCTGGCTCAACCCCGAGGGCCATCAGGGCCCGCCGCGCGAGGTGGCCATGCAGGAGTTCGACCTCGGCTGGGTGGTGTGGGCCGTACCGCCGCCCCCGGAGGTCGACCCCCGGACCGGGCAGCGGCGCCCGCCCGCCGAGGTCGGGGCCGCCTGTGGTGTGGTCGACCGGGCCTCCGGCGAGCTGACGGTGTGGCCGTCCGTACCGGTCGACGAGGTCGTGCGGATGTACCGGCAGAAGCACGGCGCCGGAGCCGGCGCGGCCCCGGCGGCACCCGCCGAGCGGCCGGTCACCGGCCCCGGCAACACCGCCGTCGCGACCTACAACGACCCGTCGACCGGCGAGGAGACCAGCCTCGCGCGGGTGTCGGGGCCCGGACAGCCGCCCGCCGAGTACCAGCTCCACGACGAGCTTCGGCGGCTGGGCGTGAACCCCGCGGACGTCCGCGCGGTCCACACCGACCTGCGGTCGGCCCTGCTGCCCGGCGGCTACCCCGGCGACTTCATCCTCCGCACCTTCTCGAACGCCACGTTCTCCTGCACCGAGGGCTACGGCATGCGCCCCGAGGAGCGCACCGAGGGCATCGCCGGGCTGGTGCGGCACGTGGAGATGATGCACCAGCTGGCGGGCCGGCCGGCGCCGCCGCGACCGCACCGTCTGCCGGTGCCGCAGCAGGTCGAGCCCGCGCCGCAGATGCGGGACGTGGCGCTCGGGAAGCACCTCGTGGAGGTCCTCGGGCCGCAGGGCGTCAGCCGCCCGGACGCCGACGATCTCGCCGCGACCCAGCTGCCCGAGGCCACGAGGAACACCCTGATCTGGGCGGGGCTGCCGGCCGAGGTGCCGTTCTTCTTCCACGCCGACCGGCCCGACGCGCCACCGGCCGGCGGCCTGTTCACGGACGTGGCGACCTCTCTGCGCGCGACCGGCACCGAAGCCCGCGAAGAGACGCTCACCACCCTCGCCGGCTACGTCCGGCTCGGCACGGACGGTCTCTACACAGTCGCCGTCCAGTGCACCGCTCCGGAGCAGAACCAGAGCCTCGTCGGCACCGTCTGGGCGGTCCAGCCGTCCTCCGGCGGCGGCCGCTTCGTCAACCGCACGCTCTCCGCATACCTGCGCTCGCTCGCACTGCTGGTCACCACCCGCCGGCAGATGCAGGGCATAGACCCGTACGCGGCAGGCGCGGCGGTCGCCGCCTTCCAGGAGCAGATCGCGGCGATCGACTCGTGGGCGCTGGACGACGACGGCAACTGGTGGTCGCTGGTCATCGAGCAGATGTGGCACGGGTTGTTCTGA
- a CDS encoding WXG100-like domain-containing protein, with protein sequence MDLLGYNWPDADEDKLHECAQAWRNFAESVNQASSQGSSAANEVVSANSGEAIEGFSNEWGSFSGGGDSGDNYLRDAAAAAEVIALAFDAAAIAVLAGKIAVIVQLVILAAEIIAAQAAAPFTLGLSEIGAAGATQATRVMVRQILDKIKREVMEAATKAMEHATMDAIKKMAKKAVSKEARKIAADYVKKTVKETVKDKVIDQAKEIAKDKIVEEGKAKAQEAATEMAQNVAQQRIESHFGARDGIDWGETADIGKEKAGEYVDGIKEGAQEYKDGVTSLADPTTYIDHAKEDLTNRGLDHAQRHADRHTGGAATRHQDVTDEVRSVFG encoded by the coding sequence TTGGACCTCCTCGGCTACAACTGGCCGGATGCCGACGAGGACAAGCTCCACGAATGCGCGCAGGCCTGGCGCAACTTCGCCGAGTCGGTCAATCAAGCGTCCTCCCAGGGCTCTTCGGCGGCCAATGAAGTCGTTTCCGCCAACTCCGGCGAGGCGATCGAAGGCTTTTCGAACGAATGGGGTTCCTTCTCCGGCGGCGGGGACAGCGGGGACAACTACCTCCGCGACGCCGCCGCGGCGGCTGAAGTCATCGCCCTCGCCTTCGACGCGGCCGCCATCGCCGTTCTCGCCGGCAAGATCGCCGTTATCGTCCAGCTCGTCATCCTGGCCGCCGAGATCATCGCGGCCCAGGCCGCCGCGCCCTTCACGCTCGGCCTGTCCGAGATCGGTGCAGCAGGCGCCACCCAGGCGACCCGCGTGATGGTCCGCCAAATCCTCGACAAGATCAAACGCGAGGTCATGGAGGCGGCCACCAAGGCCATGGAACACGCCACCATGGACGCCATCAAGAAGATGGCGAAGAAGGCCGTCTCCAAGGAAGCCCGCAAGATCGCGGCGGACTACGTGAAGAAGACGGTCAAGGAGACCGTCAAGGACAAGGTCATCGACCAGGCGAAGGAAATCGCCAAGGACAAGATCGTCGAAGAGGGCAAGGCAAAGGCCCAAGAAGCCGCCACGGAGATGGCCCAGAACGTCGCCCAGCAGCGCATCGAAAGCCACTTCGGCGCCCGCGACGGAATCGACTGGGGCGAAACCGCCGACATCGGCAAGGAAAAGGCCGGCGAATACGTCGACGGCATCAAGGAAGGCGCCCAGGAGTACAAGGACGGCGTCACCAGCCTGGCCGACCCCACCACCTACATCGACCACGCCAAGGAAGACCTCACCAACCGAGGCCTCGACCACGCACAGCGCCACGCCGACCGCCACACGGGCGGCGCGGCCACCCGCCACCAGGACGTAACGGACGAGGTGCGGTCGGTGTTCGGCTGA
- a CDS encoding S8 family serine peptidase: MSFTRTLRAVGGVVVAGALLFGSASAASADQIRDDQWPLKSFDAESVWKVSTGKGVTVAVIDDPVNGDHPDLRGNVLPGKDVENGGPANQEDQDDHGTAMASIIAGHGHGAGNAEGVKGLAPSAKILPVGIPSGDTISAPNSGGLAEAVNYAVDNGASVINMSFGQDTLTAEDKQALVNAVKKNVFLVVATGNDGVGKLDQLTSFPGVVAVGAVDQGGQVWAESNYGPQTMLTAPGTLIRSAAASKPYRRANGTSDSAAYVSGAAALLRSKFPNLTAGQVANRLVKTAGLPPGQEDMKLPDPHYGYGFIRPLRALTQNIPAGSKNGPLKTPKAETAPAAGGASAPGASGTGGDQAGEQNDGLGMGAIVGIGVGVLAVVAVIVIVVVRQKKNGRNGPPPGGPGSFGGPGGPGFPPQQQGPYQQPGPYQQPGPYQQQPSAPGAFPPAPPTQPPGQ, from the coding sequence ATGAGCTTTACGCGGACGCTGCGTGCAGTTGGCGGCGTGGTGGTGGCGGGAGCACTGCTCTTCGGCTCCGCTTCGGCTGCTTCTGCGGACCAGATCAGAGATGATCAATGGCCGTTGAAGTCGTTTGACGCCGAAAGTGTGTGGAAGGTCTCGACAGGCAAGGGCGTCACGGTCGCAGTGATCGATGATCCTGTTAACGGTGATCACCCTGACTTGAGGGGCAACGTACTGCCAGGGAAGGACGTTGAAAACGGCGGGCCTGCCAACCAAGAGGATCAGGATGATCACGGCACGGCGATGGCTTCTATCATTGCTGGCCATGGGCACGGCGCAGGCAATGCAGAAGGCGTCAAGGGGCTAGCTCCGAGTGCCAAGATTTTGCCAGTAGGCATCCCTTCCGGGGATACGATTTCAGCCCCGAATTCAGGTGGCCTGGCGGAGGCAGTGAATTATGCTGTCGATAACGGCGCGTCTGTTATCAACATGTCATTCGGCCAGGACACCCTGACAGCAGAAGATAAGCAGGCCCTTGTTAACGCGGTCAAGAAGAACGTCTTCCTTGTCGTTGCGACAGGCAACGACGGAGTTGGCAAGCTTGATCAATTGACTTCTTTCCCAGGGGTAGTCGCTGTTGGTGCAGTGGACCAGGGTGGGCAGGTATGGGCGGAGTCGAATTATGGTCCGCAGACGATGCTCACGGCACCGGGCACGCTCATTCGATCTGCGGCGGCCTCAAAGCCGTATCGGAGGGCAAACGGCACCTCTGACTCAGCAGCCTACGTCTCAGGCGCCGCAGCCCTCCTCCGCTCCAAGTTCCCCAACCTCACCGCCGGTCAGGTCGCCAATCGGCTCGTGAAGACCGCTGGTCTGCCGCCCGGGCAGGAAGACATGAAGCTTCCGGACCCGCACTACGGGTACGGCTTCATCCGGCCCTTGCGCGCGCTGACGCAGAACATCCCGGCCGGCTCCAAGAATGGTCCGCTGAAGACCCCTAAGGCCGAGACGGCTCCGGCCGCTGGTGGAGCGTCCGCTCCCGGCGCATCGGGCACCGGTGGCGACCAGGCCGGCGAGCAGAACGACGGACTCGGCATGGGTGCCATCGTGGGCATCGGGGTCGGTGTCCTGGCCGTTGTCGCGGTCATCGTCATCGTCGTGGTCCGGCAGAAGAAGAACGGCCGCAACGGCCCGCCCCCCGGCGGTCCTGGTAGCTTTGGCGGCCCCGGCGGTCCTGGGTTCCCGCCGCAGCAGCAGGGTCCCTACCAGCAGCCGGGGCCGTACCAGCAGCCCGGGCCGTATCAGCAGCAGCCCAGCGCTCCGGGTGCGTTCCCGCCCGCGCCGCCCACCCAGCCCCCGGGCCAGTGA
- a CDS encoding type VII secretion protein EccB, whose amino-acid sequence MASRRDELNAYSFARKRTNAAFLKPLPNGSIESAPRPLKAVVPSIVVGVLVLVGFGACGILKPVAPQGWDEVGKNVIVGDQSTTRYIVLENKDRNGKSQKLLHPILNLASARLLLDPKFSVVKVKESELDGKLPHGPAIGIPYAPDRLPATEDADKPKTWAVCNRPGTGENSKPQQAVFVLAGKDKQLVEDNKGKLDLHQALYVEDPDGKKWLVDNSGKAFAFNSPTQAGQAALRRIIFGSDATPQKVSQQFMDTLLTVPDKAGISMPTVAGAGSETTDPKVPQKARKVGSILKDSNGQKYVVEKDGVEQVSNFVAKLLEEGANADTLNGDGSPLTPVPIATGSVDPKLDDAQKPTDFMGTLFGVPSPWPTDAVSAANDFDHGSQTGGFTSPTKSGVSCSVYKGTNDKYPGGEEKQLGYPNGVPKMQAWVGTDYPAKIASGASSYVTPGSGLLYTEVPTPSATSGSLFLVTDTGLRYSIPRNNDGGNKAGNDKQEQDQSRLHLGYGASHPPLILKAWSSLLSEGPSLDIRSAKKPQSS is encoded by the coding sequence ATGGCATCACGTCGGGACGAGCTGAATGCGTATTCGTTTGCTCGAAAGCGCACGAATGCGGCATTTCTGAAGCCGCTGCCGAACGGTTCGATCGAGAGCGCCCCCAGGCCGCTCAAGGCGGTGGTGCCCAGCATCGTCGTGGGTGTCTTGGTGCTTGTGGGATTCGGTGCGTGCGGCATTCTCAAGCCCGTTGCGCCGCAGGGGTGGGACGAAGTCGGCAAGAATGTCATCGTCGGGGACCAATCCACCACGCGTTACATCGTGCTGGAAAACAAGGACCGCAACGGCAAAAGCCAGAAACTTCTGCACCCCATCCTGAACCTCGCATCCGCCCGCCTTCTTCTCGACCCGAAGTTCAGCGTCGTCAAGGTCAAGGAATCCGAGCTGGACGGAAAGCTTCCGCACGGGCCCGCCATCGGCATTCCGTACGCCCCCGACCGGCTGCCCGCCACGGAGGACGCCGACAAGCCCAAGACCTGGGCGGTGTGCAACCGCCCCGGCACCGGCGAAAACAGCAAGCCGCAGCAGGCCGTCTTCGTGCTGGCCGGCAAGGACAAGCAGCTCGTCGAGGACAACAAGGGCAAGCTCGACCTGCACCAGGCGCTGTACGTCGAGGACCCCGACGGCAAGAAGTGGCTGGTCGACAACAGCGGCAAGGCCTTCGCGTTCAACTCCCCCACGCAAGCGGGCCAGGCCGCTCTGCGTCGCATCATCTTCGGCTCCGACGCCACCCCCCAGAAGGTGTCGCAGCAGTTCATGGACACCCTCCTGACGGTTCCGGACAAGGCCGGCATCAGCATGCCCACGGTCGCCGGCGCGGGGAGCGAGACCACCGACCCGAAGGTCCCGCAGAAGGCCAGGAAGGTCGGCTCGATCCTCAAGGACAGCAACGGCCAGAAGTACGTCGTGGAGAAGGACGGCGTCGAGCAGGTGTCCAACTTCGTGGCGAAGCTCCTGGAGGAGGGCGCGAACGCGGACACGCTGAACGGCGACGGTTCGCCGCTGACGCCCGTGCCGATCGCCACCGGCAGCGTCGACCCGAAGCTGGACGACGCACAGAAGCCGACGGACTTCATGGGCACGCTGTTCGGTGTCCCGTCGCCGTGGCCGACCGACGCCGTCTCGGCGGCCAACGACTTCGACCACGGGTCCCAGACCGGTGGTTTCACCAGCCCCACGAAGAGCGGCGTGTCCTGCAGCGTCTACAAGGGCACCAACGACAAGTACCCGGGCGGCGAGGAGAAGCAGCTCGGCTACCCGAACGGCGTGCCGAAGATGCAGGCCTGGGTCGGCACGGACTACCCGGCCAAGATCGCCAGCGGCGCCAGCTCGTATGTCACCCCCGGCAGCGGGCTGCTCTACACGGAGGTGCCCACCCCCTCCGCGACGAGCGGCAGCCTGTTCCTGGTGACCGACACGGGACTGCGCTACTCCATTCCCAGGAACAATGACGGCGGGAACAAGGCCGGCAACGACAAGCAGGAGCAGGACCAGTCGAGGCTCCACCTCGGCTACGGGGCCTCGCATCCGCCGCTGATTCTGAAGGCTTGGTCCTCCCTGCTCTCCGAGGGCCCCTCGCTGGACATCCGGAGCGCCAAGAAGCCGCAGTCGTCCTGA
- a CDS encoding WXG100 family type VII secretion target, whose product MAGQQYTTTEEEMVAFSGKISSVNQSIQGEISRLNTVVDTITSGWKGAAASSYNQLQSQVNEDANRLNQLLGEIKEAIDETTKNYSASEEEQAQSISHVSASASPFG is encoded by the coding sequence ATGGCTGGTCAGCAGTACACAACCACCGAGGAGGAGATGGTCGCGTTCAGCGGCAAGATCTCCTCGGTCAATCAGTCGATCCAGGGCGAGATCTCGCGCCTGAACACGGTCGTCGACACCATCACGTCCGGGTGGAAGGGTGCTGCGGCCTCCTCGTACAACCAGCTGCAGTCGCAGGTGAACGAGGACGCCAACCGTCTCAACCAGCTTCTGGGTGAGATCAAGGAAGCGATCGACGAGACCACGAAGAACTACTCCGCCTCCGAAGAGGAGCAGGCCCAGTCGATCTCGCACGTCTCCGCCTCGGCTTCCCCGTTCGGATGA
- a CDS encoding WXG100 family type VII secretion target yields MAGKAFDVDPDVLRTQGNAFVHIGSDFSKASKKLQDDLEGLGSPWENCDFGDIFETIYTPIRDGMFESMDSLGERLEGIGDKLQNMAGSYTESDEQGIHTISAVGRPAI; encoded by the coding sequence GTGGCAGGCAAGGCATTTGACGTCGATCCGGATGTGCTGCGCACACAGGGCAACGCATTCGTCCACATCGGCAGCGACTTCTCCAAGGCGTCGAAGAAGCTTCAGGACGATCTTGAAGGCCTCGGCAGCCCCTGGGAAAACTGCGACTTCGGCGACATCTTCGAAACGATCTACACGCCCATCAGGGACGGCATGTTCGAGTCGATGGACTCCCTGGGCGAGCGCCTCGAAGGCATCGGCGACAAGCTGCAGAACATGGCCGGTTCGTACACCGAATCCGACGAGCAGGGCATCCACACCATCAGCGCGGTCGGCCGCCCGGCAATCTGA
- a CDS encoding WXG100 family type VII secretion target, whose translation MSGQILVNFATISQASSDVRGTANNIRQQLDDLEAGVKKIAASWEGAAQEGYQARQREWDQRAASLHSTLEAIAKALDQAAQNYQATEHKNSGIWAG comes from the coding sequence ATGTCAGGCCAGATCCTCGTAAATTTCGCGACGATCTCGCAGGCAAGTTCCGACGTGCGCGGTACTGCCAACAACATCCGCCAGCAGCTCGACGACCTCGAGGCGGGCGTCAAGAAGATCGCCGCCAGCTGGGAAGGTGCGGCGCAGGAGGGCTACCAGGCCCGCCAGCGCGAGTGGGACCAGCGCGCGGCCTCCCTGCACTCGACGCTTGAGGCCATCGCCAAGGCGCTGGACCAGGCCGCCCAGAACTACCAGGCCACCGAGCACAAGAACTCCGGTATCTGGGCGGGCTGA
- the mycP gene encoding type VII secretion-associated serine protease mycosin: protein MGSRAIGHRAGHRRRAAGALVTAACIAGLSSVTAAPAIADENVPLNSGECKFGTDNIEETPWSLQRLLTNQLWANGRMKGQGIRVGVIDTGIDAGNKQLQGAIGSGGQSFVKGKPTEDKVGHGTKVAGIIAARPIKGSGFFGIAPEATVIPFQQTSEEKPGTAESLAKAINKAVAEGVDIINISQGTGADRRFLPTLEQAIQHAAQKNILVVASAGNGGADGGEKDMYPAAFSDDYPNVLAVAASDRNNERAPFSQSGKFVQIAAPGVDMVSTVPDGGNCVDQGTSFAAPYVTGAAALLKAKHKSWTPQKLIWHLEQTAERVRKNRDDFIGWGVVDPVAALNDDTEPTAEPEPDKPSNVADGSNIQPAVLTIGESTEERRARISIYIVGGGLLAVGAVVGSAIALRDWRRKTGLKTHGEA, encoded by the coding sequence GTGGGATCTCGCGCCATTGGTCATCGAGCCGGGCACCGCCGCCGAGCAGCGGGCGCTCTGGTTACGGCGGCGTGCATTGCCGGACTGTCGAGCGTCACCGCCGCGCCGGCGATCGCGGACGAGAACGTGCCGCTCAACAGCGGTGAGTGCAAGTTCGGCACGGACAACATCGAAGAGACCCCTTGGTCGCTCCAGCGCCTCCTGACCAATCAGTTGTGGGCGAACGGCCGGATGAAGGGGCAGGGAATTCGCGTCGGCGTCATCGACACCGGTATCGACGCGGGCAACAAGCAGCTCCAAGGCGCGATCGGCAGCGGCGGCCAGAGTTTCGTCAAGGGCAAGCCGACCGAGGACAAGGTCGGCCACGGCACCAAGGTCGCCGGCATCATTGCCGCCCGCCCGATCAAGGGCTCCGGCTTCTTCGGGATCGCGCCCGAGGCGACCGTCATCCCGTTCCAGCAGACCTCGGAAGAGAAGCCCGGCACCGCCGAAAGCCTCGCCAAGGCCATCAACAAGGCCGTGGCTGAGGGTGTCGACATCATCAACATCTCTCAGGGAACCGGCGCCGACCGTCGCTTTCTGCCCACCCTCGAGCAAGCGATCCAGCACGCCGCGCAAAAGAACATTCTCGTGGTCGCCTCCGCCGGCAACGGTGGCGCCGACGGCGGCGAAAAGGACATGTACCCCGCTGCCTTCTCGGATGACTACCCCAACGTCCTGGCAGTGGCCGCCTCGGACCGCAACAACGAGCGCGCGCCCTTCTCCCAGTCCGGAAAGTTCGTCCAGATCGCCGCTCCCGGCGTCGACATGGTCTCCACGGTCCCCGACGGCGGCAACTGCGTGGACCAGGGCACCAGCTTCGCCGCTCCCTACGTCACGGGAGCCGCGGCCCTCCTCAAGGCCAAGCACAAGAGCTGGACGCCGCAGAAGCTCATCTGGCACCTCGAGCAGACCGCCGAGCGCGTGCGCAAGAACCGGGACGACTTCATCGGCTGGGGCGTCGTCGACCCGGTAGCAGCCCTCAACGACGACACCGAGCCCACTGCCGAACCCGAGCCCGACAAGCCCTCGAACGTGGCTGACGGCTCCAACATCCAACCGGCCGTCCTCACCATCGGCGAAAGCACCGAGGAACGACGTGCCCGCATTTCCATCTACATCGTCGGCGGCGGACTTCTCGCCGTCGGCGCGGTAGTTGGCTCAGCCATCGCGCTCCGCGACTGGCGGCGAAAGACTGGTTTGAAGACACACGGGGAGGCTTAA
- the eccE gene encoding type VII secretion protein EccE — MAPRLRQQAGTIGGVRVQQLAIIELAAALVLVGWTIHPAALTAAIVIAALLVVFALGRRRKIPLPEWITTVRAMKRRGKDSASAIAATQGVDPAFAPVVECEPALQTYEFTTEADQRAIGFVGDGTFLTALVQVDARDEPLRPQRGSHMLPLEVLHTALDIEDIHLESVQFVQYTQPAPAPHLPEQAVAARSYAPLQAQAQTPALQLTWIALKLDPELCSEAIEARGGGMEGAKRSLLRAADQLVSRLTAHGVRAKVLAEREVVAAIGTAVCVSPRAANGAMGRDGRAARRTQETTRAMRCDDRWHSTYWIGRWPQLGQGGAPLAAVTQLLTSTRAMASTFALTATHGGGRAPAISGYVRLSTRSENELSAAQSELERRSGSVKVGLVRLDREQLPGLLATLPLGGTR, encoded by the coding sequence GTGGCACCGCGGCTGCGCCAACAGGCCGGAACCATCGGCGGGGTGCGCGTCCAGCAGCTGGCCATCATCGAACTCGCCGCGGCGCTGGTGCTGGTGGGCTGGACGATCCACCCGGCCGCACTGACCGCGGCCATTGTGATCGCGGCCCTTCTGGTCGTTTTCGCGCTCGGCCGGCGGCGGAAGATTCCGCTGCCGGAATGGATCACGACCGTGCGCGCCATGAAGCGCCGTGGCAAGGACAGCGCCTCCGCCATCGCGGCCACGCAGGGCGTGGACCCGGCCTTCGCCCCGGTGGTGGAGTGCGAACCGGCGCTCCAGACCTACGAGTTCACCACCGAGGCGGATCAGCGCGCCATCGGGTTCGTCGGTGACGGGACGTTCCTGACGGCCCTCGTGCAGGTGGACGCCCGGGACGAGCCGCTGCGACCGCAGCGCGGCAGCCACATGCTGCCGCTCGAGGTACTGCACACCGCGCTGGACATCGAGGACATCCACCTCGAATCGGTGCAGTTCGTGCAGTACACCCAGCCCGCGCCGGCTCCGCATCTGCCCGAGCAGGCCGTCGCGGCCCGCTCGTACGCGCCCCTCCAGGCCCAGGCGCAGACGCCGGCGCTCCAGCTGACATGGATCGCGCTCAAGCTCGACCCCGAGCTCTGCTCGGAGGCGATCGAGGCCCGCGGCGGCGGCATGGAGGGCGCCAAGCGTTCGCTGCTGCGCGCCGCCGACCAGCTCGTCAGCCGGCTCACCGCACACGGCGTCCGCGCCAAGGTGCTCGCCGAGCGCGAGGTCGTGGCCGCGATCGGTACTGCGGTGTGCGTCAGCCCGCGGGCCGCCAACGGCGCGATGGGACGCGACGGCCGGGCGGCCCGCCGCACCCAGGAGACGACCCGGGCCATGCGCTGCGACGACCGCTGGCACTCCACGTACTGGATCGGCCGGTGGCCCCAACTGGGCCAGGGCGGTGCGCCGTTGGCGGCCGTCACCCAGCTGCTGACCAGCACCAGGGCCATGGCCAGCACCTTCGCGCTGACCGCCACGCACGGCGGCGGCCGCGCCCCGGCCATCTCGGGCTACGTCCGTCTTTCCACCCGCAGTGAGAACGAACTCTCCGCCGCGCAGAGCGAGTTGGAGCGCCGTTCCGGTTCCGTGAAGGTCGGGCTCGTCCGGCTCGACCGGGAACAGCTGCCCGGCCTGCTGGCCACGCTCCCCCTCGGAGGTACCCGCTGA